The genomic window CACCTTCAGCATCAGATCACCAATCTTGACGGTCTGGCCCTCCTTGACCAGGATCTCCGACACAATGCCGCCGTCCAGGCTCTGCAGGATTTGCACCTGCCGCGAAGGAATGACCTTGCCTTCGCCCCGCGTCACCTCATCTAGCACCGCAAAGTTGGCCCACAACAACAATATAAATACCGCAATGACACTGATCCACACCAGCACGCGTGCGCCCCTCGGGGTCTGCTCCGCAATGGCCCAATCGGCGTTGGCGTCGAACTCGGTGTCCAGTTCATTGTGTTTGCCGGCCAGGGCCTGCATCAACCAGTCAAGCCCACGCGAACAGGCCTGGTAAAAGCGATCCCAAGCCACGGCCCACTTAGGCTTGGCCGGTGCGGGAGCCGCTGCTGATGCAGGGACGGGGGTTTCTGTGTCGGTTGTCATCAGGCGGCCCTGCCTACTCTGCCGCTTTGCAGCGCTTCCACGACCTGGGCTTTGGGACCATCGGCCATGATTTTTCCGTTGTCCAAAACAATAAGCCGGTCCACCAGTTCCAGCAGCGATGTGCGGTGGGTGACCAGGATCACGGTTTTGCCCCGGGTGAAACGCTGCAGCCTGGCCTTGAGCAGGTCTTCGCTCTGGTGGTCCATGGCGCTGCTGGGTTCGTCCAGCAGCAGGATAGGTGAGTCGTTCAGCACGGCGCGGGCAATACCCACTGCCTGCCGTTGACCGCCCGAGAGGGACTCCCCCCGCTCACCAATCAACATGTCAAAACCCCGCGGATGGCGGTTGGCAAATTCGGTGACACCCGCCACTTCGGCCGCGGCGATCACATCCTGGTCATCGGCAAACGGTGCGCCCAGCGCGATGTTTTCCTTCAGTGTGCCAAAAAACAGGCTGACGTCCTGCGATACAAAACCTGCCGCACGGCGCAGCTCAGCGGGGTCAATTTGCCGTAGGTCAATACCGTCAATCAGGATAGCGCCCTCGGTCGGCTGGTACAGCCCCAGCACCAGGCGCTGGATGGTGGACTTGCCCGAACCTACCCGGCCGATAAAGGCAATCTTTTCCCCCGCCTGTATCTTGAACGACACGTTGCGCAACACCGCTTGTTGCTGGCCCGGGTAGGAGAAGCTGACGTTTTTGAACTCAATGGAGCCCTGGAACCCGTTTCTGTGCAAGAAGACCGAAGCATCGGCACGCTCGGGCTGGGTTTTCATGTGCTGCTCGACCGATGCCAGACCACTCTTGGCATTGTGGTACTGCATCAGCAAGCCTGCCACCTGCCCAAACGGCGCCATGGCCCGGCCCGCCAGCATGGAGGCGGCGATGATGCCACCCATGCTCAACTGGTTGTCGACCAGCAGGTACACACCCACAATGACCACCACCACGGTGACGAATTGCTGCAGAAACTGCACCATGCTCATGATGGTGGAGGACAGCAGCTTCAGCTTGGTGCCCGTCTGCGCCAGAAACACCGTGGTCTGCTCCCATTTGCGCTGAAAGGCGCTTTCGGCCACCATGAACTTCACGGTCTCAATGCCGACCAGGCTCTCCACCAGGGTGGCATTGCGCTGCGACGTGGCCCGTTGGGTCACCTCAACCAGCTCCTGCATTTTTTGCTGCACCACCATCGAGGCCACGATCAGCACCACAATACAAAACAGCGGAGGCAACACCAGCCAGGGTGAAATCCACGCAATCACCACAAAAAACACCAACACAAAGGGAATGTCCACCAGGGTCGTGATCGTGGCCGATGCGACAAACTCCCGCACCGACTCAAACGCCCGCAGGTTGGCAGCAAACGAACCCACCGACGCCGGACGGTCCGCCATGCCCAACCCCAGCACACGCTCCATGATGCGGGCCGACAGTGTGACGTCGATGCGTTTACCCGCCGTATCCAGTATGTAAGAGCGCAACACCCGCAGCAGGGTGTCAAACAGCATCATCAGGAAAACGCCGATGGACAACACCCACAGGGTCTCCTCGGCACGGTTGGGCACCACGCGGTCATACACCGTCATGGAAAACAGGGGCATGACCAGCGCAAAAATATTGATCAGCAATGCTGCCAGCAGGCTGTCGCGGTACAGCCGCCAGTTCTGCATGACCACGCTCCAGAACCAGTGTTGGGACTTGAGCTCACCACTGCCCGGCGTGCGCGGATCGAACTTGTAGACCGGCCGCAGAAAGCAGACGATGCCGGCGTACAGGTGTTCCAGCTCCTCGCGGGTCAGGATGTCGGCCGACTCCCCGTTCTCCGGGAAGCGGACCCGGGCGTTTCCGTCCGGCATCCACTCCAGCAACACGCAGGCCTGGTTTTCCTTTAGCAACAGCACCACGGGCAGCAGCCCGGGGCGCAGCGCGTCCAGCGTGCGGCGTGCCAGCTTGGCGGTTAGGCCGGCGCGGCCCGCCGCACGTGGCAACAGGTCGGGCGTGATGCGGTTGCCCTCCAGCGGTAGCCCTGCCGACAGGGCTTCCAGTGTGGTGGTGATGCCGTAAATCTTGGCAATGGCGATGACGCTGTCCAGCAGCGGGTCAAAGCGCAGGCTGTGCTCACCTATCCGTCTGGCACTCGGGTTGCTCGCAGTCTCACTGCTGCTTGGCAAGGGGTCTGACATAGGTGGGTGGTGTTGGCGATGGTGGGGTTGTACGTGCGGCGTGGGTTGGCGTTACAGCAGGCGGTCGTCGCTGCCCAGCAGGTTCAGGGCACCGTGGATGCGGTTGCGCAGACCCTTGCGCACCATCAGCTTTTTCTGCGCTGCGGGCGGCAGGTCGGTCTGGTGGATCACGTTTTTCAGGATCAGCGTATCGATCAAGTCTTCCAGCACCCGCACAAAACCGGCATCCACCGCGTCAAAGGCGGGCTCAGTCGCCGACGCCTTAAAGAACTGCACAATCTCCGGCGCGTTCTCTTCCATGGGTTCACTGCCAGGCTGTTGCTGCCGGGATACCGATTGAACCGTGCCATCGGAATTTCTGAGTACATGGAACATAGGGTTTTTGCTCGGAACAGGAAGCGTG from Rhodoferax sp. AJA081-3 includes these protein-coding regions:
- a CDS encoding type I secretion system permease/ATPase gives rise to the protein MSDPLPSSSETASNPSARRIGEHSLRFDPLLDSVIAIAKIYGITTTLEALSAGLPLEGNRITPDLLPRAAGRAGLTAKLARRTLDALRPGLLPVVLLLKENQACVLLEWMPDGNARVRFPENGESADILTREELEHLYAGIVCFLRPVYKFDPRTPGSGELKSQHWFWSVVMQNWRLYRDSLLAALLINIFALVMPLFSMTVYDRVVPNRAEETLWVLSIGVFLMMLFDTLLRVLRSYILDTAGKRIDVTLSARIMERVLGLGMADRPASVGSFAANLRAFESVREFVASATITTLVDIPFVLVFFVVIAWISPWLVLPPLFCIVVLIVASMVVQQKMQELVEVTQRATSQRNATLVESLVGIETVKFMVAESAFQRKWEQTTVFLAQTGTKLKLLSSTIMSMVQFLQQFVTVVVVIVGVYLLVDNQLSMGGIIAASMLAGRAMAPFGQVAGLLMQYHNAKSGLASVEQHMKTQPERADASVFLHRNGFQGSIEFKNVSFSYPGQQQAVLRNVSFKIQAGEKIAFIGRVGSGKSTIQRLVLGLYQPTEGAILIDGIDLRQIDPAELRRAAGFVSQDVSLFFGTLKENIALGAPFADDQDVIAAAEVAGVTEFANRHPRGFDMLIGERGESLSGGQRQAVGIARAVLNDSPILLLDEPSSAMDHQSEDLLKARLQRFTRGKTVILVTHRTSLLELVDRLIVLDNGKIMADGPKAQVVEALQSGRVGRAA